TAAATTAAATTCAGATGGGTTCTGGAAAGGAACCTATAACCAAATTGCTGTAGTGGATGTGAACAGTAGAGAGCTAATCCAACTGACCGAAGGAGATAATGATTATTATCTATATTCATGGTCACCAAATGGAGAAAATATTGCCATTGGAGCAGATTTAACCAAAGATATAGATCACTCATTTTCACTTGATGTATACCTTTTGAATGTTGAAACGAAGGTGTTATCCCGCGTAACGGATTCGGGGTATTTTGGAAATGTTACATGGTCACCTGATGGGAAATATCTTGGAATGCTAGGTCATAAGCAAGAATATTACAATGCTACATTGACGAAAATTTGGCTTTATCAATTAGATAAAAAGGAATTACATTGTTTTACAGAAAACTGGGAAGTATCTATTGGTGATTATTCAATTGGTGATTTCCAACAGGGTGCTAAAACCCCAGGAATTCTGTGGACATATGATAGTAAAGGTTTTTATTTTTTAGCAACAGACAATGGAAATACAGATGTGTATTATGGAAATTTAAATGGAGCAATAGAACCAGTTCTGAACGAGGAGCAACATGTATATGGGCTCACTCTTGATAAGGAAAGTGGCAGGATAATTGCAGCCATTAGTATGCCAACAGAAATAGGTGACTTTTATTTGTTGTCATCAGATAATGGGAATTTAGACCGGCTTACAAATGTTAATCAAGAGTATTTAAAGAAAATTAGTTTGTCAAAACCGGAAGCAATTGAATTCACAGGTGCTAATGGTTGGAGAATACATGGCTGGCTAATGAAACCTATTGGATTTGAAAAGGGCAAGAAATATCCATTGGTTTTTGAGATACATGGTGGACCACATATGATGTATGGAAATACATATATGAATGAATTCCAAATTCTGGCTGCACAGGGATATGTGGTCTTATACGTTAATCCAAGAGGTAGCCATGGTTATGGTCAGGAATTCGTGAACTCCGTTAGAGGAGATTATGGTGGAAATGATTATCAGGATTTAATGCTTGCTGTTGATTATGTTTTAGAAAACATTGATTTTATTGATGAAAAAAGGCTTGGAGTAACAGGAGGAAGCTATGGTGGCTTTATGACAAACTGGATTGTGGGACAGACAAACCGGTTTAAAGCAGCTGTAACCCAGCGTTCCATTTCAAATTGGATCAGTTTTTATGGCGTCAGTGATATTGGCTATTATTTCACTGAATGGCAGATTGAATCCGATTTAAATGATATTCAAAAATTATGGAAACATTCTCCACTTGCATACACCAAAAATGTTGAGACGCCTCTGTTAATTTTACACAGTGAAAAGGACTATCGATGCCCCATTGAGCAAGCAGAGCAACTATTTATTTCGTTAAAAAGATTAGGGAAAAAGACAAAATTCATTCGCTTTCCTGAAGAAAACCATGAATTATCAAGAAGTGGGAAACCAGAACTTCGTGTAGCACGTTTGGATTATATCGTCGACTGGTTTAATGAATATCTAAAATAATTATCCCAAAACCGCTAAAAGCTAGCGGTTTTTTGTTTGGATTAGATGGTATCTCGTGTCTAGGTTCCAACCAGATGAAAGAAACAACAATACTTAAAAATCTTCTGAAAACTATTTCCATACTTGGGTTTGGTAAAAGTTCCTGAATGTTTTTTTGCGGAATTGAAGCTTGAGGGAAGGGGAAATTAATAAAAGAAGAAACTAAATTTTATAAAATACTGTCTAATATAAGTAAAATAAAAGATGGATGGATGATCGAAAATGAGATATGAAAGAAATCATAAACAGAAAAAAAAGAGATGGAAACCGATCTTGCTCACCTTGTTGCTACTAATTGTTGCTGTTAGTGGTTATGCTTATTATCAATATCAACAAGGGGTTTCCCAATCATTAAAAAAAGTGGATAAAAAGGATCAAATTGTGTATTCATTTGAGGGGAAGAAAGATCAATACGGTGATACCAATATCCTATTGTTAGGCAGTGACAAACGGGGAAATGAAAGGTCGAGGTCAGATACCATAATGATCGCTTCATATAATGAAAATAAGGGAACATTTAAGCTAGCTTCAATTATGAGGGATATTTATGTTGCTATACCAGGTCATGGAAAACATAAAATTAATTCTGCTTTTGCCTATGGTGGTCCAGAATTAATGAGGCAGACAATTAAAGAAAACTTTGGCGTTGATCTTCAATATTATTCAATTGTTGACTTCCAAGGGTTTGTGCAGTTGGTTGATGAAGCATTTCCAAATGGTGTAGAGGTAAATGTTGAGAAAGAAATGTCCACAAATATTGGGGTAACCTTGAAACCAGGGCTTCAAAACCTAGATGGTAAACATTTACTTGGATATGTTCGATTTCGGCATGATGCTATTGGAGATTTTGGGCGAGTACAGCGACAACAAAAGGTAATAAAACTCTTAGGTGATCAGTTGAAAAGTGTGAGAACCATACCAAAACTTCCAAAATTAATCGGTGTAGTATCTCCATATGTAAATACAAATATGAACACAACTGATATTTTGTTTATGGCAAAGGATTATTTAACCAAAGGCAAGGGAAATGTTGCTACCTTAAGAATTCCAATTGATAATAGCTTTACAGAACCCCGAATTAGTGGTGAAGGGGATATTTTGGATATCAATTTAGAAAAGAACAGACAAGCGCTTGACAAATTTATGTCTGAATAAAAAGATCGCTCTATAAGGTGGTATTTTACCAAAGGAAATGAAGGAAATTTGAATAGGCACAGGGAATACGTCCATAATGGGAGATAGGTAGGTAGGAAAAGGGTAAATGGAGGAGTTTCAATGAAGAGCGAATGGAAGAAGGAAGGTCTGGAATGGGCAAAGGCATGTGGGATTGGTTTGATTCTATTTGCTTTTATTCGAACATTTTTCTTCTCTAATTATTTGGTTGAAGGCGAATCGATGATGCCTACTCTTCAAAATGGCAATAAAGTGGTAGTAAATAAGCTGGGTTACCAAATAGAAGACCTACAGAGGTTTGATGTGATCGTTTTTCATGCAAATAAAAAAGAGGATTTTGTTAAGCGCATAATCGGGTTACCAGGAGATAAAATTGTTTACCGTAATGACCATTTATTTGTAAATGGTAAAAAGTATGAAGAACCTTTTTTGGATATTTATCGACAAAAGATTTCTGGGAGTAAGCTTACAGGTGATTTCACATTAAAAGAGATTACTGGTGAAGAAACCATTCCAAATGGAAAGCTATTTGTTCTCGGTGATAACCGTTTAGGAAGCTGGGATAGCCGCTATTTTGGATTTATTTCAGTTGATCAAGTAGTTGGTAAAGTTGATCTAAGATACTGGCCTTTGGATGAAATGGATGTTCATTTCTAAGATAAACGAAAGAGAGTGCGATTTTAATCGTACTCTTTTTTGTAGACGAATATTCAAATAGACAATTTTTGGATTTCAAAATAGAGTGGATTTCCAAACGTTTGTGCCCCTTTTGTGATAAAATAAGGAACAAAGAGTTAGTTAGGAAACGGGGGCTAAAGCATGTCATTAAGAATGTTAATTGGGCGTTCCGGTAGCGGGAAAACAGCCATCTGCCTGAATGAAATACAAAATAGGCTGATGGAAAACCCGGAAGGAGCACCGCTTATTTACATTGTTCCGGAACAAATGACATTTTTATCTGAGTATCGGCTATCAACGAATTCAGAAATTAGGGGAATGATTCGAGCCCAAGTTTACAGTTTTCCACGTCTTGCATGGCGAATTTTGCAAGAAACAGGTGGAATCAGTCGTTATCATTTAAATAGTACCGGGATTAATATGCTCATTCGAAAAATAATCGAAGACCAAAAGGAAAATTTAAAATTATTTCAACGATCAGTAGATAAAAATGGATTTATTCAGCAAGTAGAACAAATGATGGTTGAATTTAAACGGTATTGTATCCGTCCTGAGGAACTTAGCCAAGTTGGCTCGCAATCAAAGGTTTTGCAAGATAAATTGAATGATTTAGAAATTATTTATAAACATTTTGAAGAGTCAATCTTGAATAAATATATTGACTCTGAAGATTATTTTCGCCTCTTAGCTGAAAAAATTGCCTCTTCAAGCTACCTAAAAGATACAGAAATCTATATTGATGGATTTTATCATTTTACGCCTCAGGAATATAGGGTTATTGGAGAATTGATGAAGCATTGTACACGGGTAACGATTGCAATGACGACAGATGAATTATATCGAAATTCCGCTCCAGATGAACTACACCTATTCCGGATGTCAGGGACTGCGAGCCATACCATTTGTGAATTGGCACAGATGGAGGGAGTTCAGATTGAAAAACCCATTCTGTTAACAGAAACAAAGAAATGGAGCAACCTATCATTAAGGCATTTAGAAGAAAAATTTGATGCAAGGCCATTAGTTCCATTTAAAGAACAATCTGCTATTAACGTGTGCCAGGCTGTTAATCGCCGCGCAGAAATTGAAGGAATTGCAAGGGAGATCCAACAATTAGTAAGAACGAAGGGTTATCGATATCGGGATATTGCAGTCTTAATTAGAAATGGACAGAATTATCATGACATAGTTGAACCAGTTTTCTATGATCATCAAATTCCTTATTTCATCGATCAAAAACGGACAATGCTTAATCATCCTCTAATCGAATTCATTCGATCAAGTCTAGAAGTAATTAATGGTTTCTGGAGATATGAACCAATTTTTCGAGCCATTAAGACGGAATTACTATTTCCGCTTCAAGAAAATGGTACTAAGATGAGAGAAAAAACGGATAATCTTGAAAATTACGTCCTAGCATACGGGATAAAGGGAAATAAGTGGACGAAAAAGGATCGCTGGATTTTTAGAAGAATTAGAGGGCTCGAGTTTGGCTCAAATACTCAAACAGATGATGAAAAAGAAACTGAGAAGGAATTAAATGAATTACGGACTATGATTACTGCTCCAATCTTAAGGTTATCCAGGCGTTTGAAAAAAGCTGATTCAGGAAGAAAGTTTTGTGAAGCAATCTATTTGTATTTAGAAGAATTAGATATACCTTCGAAGCTTGAAAACTGGAAGATGGATGCAGAGAAAAATGGGAATCTTGTTAAAATGCGTGAGCATGAACAGGTTTGGAATGCAGTGATCGACCTTCTGGATCAATATGTCGAAATACTTGGAGAAGAATCTATTTCTGTAAAGCAATTTGCATCTATTCTAGAAGCTGGCTTCGACTCATTAAGTTTTTCACTAATCCCTCCTGCATTAGATCAAGTTCTGATTGCGGACTTGGAAAAGTCTAGATTTTCCGAAATAAAAGCCGCTTTTGTGATTGGTTTGAATGAAGGAGTATTGCCCGCAAAGATTTCAGATGATGGAATTTTAGCGGATGAGGATCGTGAAATATTAGGAACGTTAGGAATGAATGTAGCACCTAGCAGTCGAATACGTTTGCTGGATGAAAACTTTTTAGCTTATAAGGCTTTCACTACACCATCAGAAGCCTTATATATCAGCTATCCGCTTGCAAATGAAGAGGGTAAAGCACTAATTCCTTCCACATATATTAAAAGAATTAGAGAATTATTTCCAAAGAGATTCGAGCATTTTTATGTTACAGATCCAGCCGAGTTATTGGAAAATGGTCAGCTTCACTTCGTTTCTAACCCGAACACAACTTTATCTTATTTAACATCCCAGCTCCAATTGAAAAAGAAAAGCTACCCAATAAATGATTTTTGGTGGGATGTTTATAATTATTATGTAAAAGGAAATTTGAAGCACAAAGCTCAAAAGGTTCTTTCTAGTCTGTTTTATTCGAACCAGACCAAAAAATTATCAATAGAAACAGCAGATGAATTATACGGTGATACTATTCAGGCAAGTGTTTCACGAATGGAGCTTTTTAATAGTTGCCCATTTAACCATTTTATTCGTTATGGATTAAAATTGCAGGATCGGAAAATTTACCGATTAGAGGCACCAGACATCGGCGATTTGTTTCATGCCGCATTAAAGCATATTTCTGAAATTGTAAATGAACAGAATATTACGTGGGCCAATCTATCTAAAGTGCAATGCGAAAAAATGGCAAAGCAAGCAGTTGATGCCCTTGCACCAAAGCTTCTAAATGAGATCCTGTTAAGCTCAGAACGACATCATTATATTAAACGCAAATTAGAACAAATCATTACCCGAGCATCACTCGTTCTTAGTGAACATGCAAAATCGAGTGGATTTTCTCCGATTGAGTTGGAACTAGCCTTTGGACCAAATGGTAAACTGCCACCCTTATCTTTTTCTTTGAAAAAGGGCAAGAAGATGGAGTTGGTTGGAAGAATAGACCGTGTCGATAAGGCTATAGATGAGAATGGTAGTACTTTTTTACGGGTACTAGATTATAAATCAAGTGATAAAGAGTTAAATTTAAATGAAGTGTATTATGGCCTTTCACTTCAAATGTTAACGTATCTAGATATCATTATGACTTATTCAAATGAATTGGTTGAGACCAAAGCGACTCCAGCAGGAATGCTTTATTTCCATGTCCATAATCCAATGGTCAACTCTACAAAAATGCTGACAATTGAGCAAATTGAAGTAGAAATGATGAAAAAATTTAAAATGAATGGATTGTTGCTTAACGACCAAAATGTTATTCGTCTAATGGATCAATCGCTTGAATCTGGTAATTCACAAATAATTTCTGCAGGGATTAAAGTAGATGGGACTTTAACAAAAAACTCGAAAGTGGCAAGTATGGACGAATTTGAAAATTTACGTCAATACGTCCGCAATATGTATGAAAAAACGGGTAATGCCATTATCGATGGAAATGTAGAAATCTCTCCTTATAAAATGAAAGATAAAAAGAATTGTTCAATTTGTCCTTATAAGTCAATCTGCCAATTTGATGAATCAATGGAAAATAATTGTTATCGCATTCTTACCCCGCAATCGAATGAAAAGGTTTTAGAGTTAATTGGTTTGGAGGTCAATGGAAATGAGTAAGCTTACTATTCCGTCAAAACCAGAAGGCGTGTCATGGACTGGGGATCAGTGGAAAGCCATTATGGCGAGAAATAAAGATATTCTTGTTGCCGCAGCAGCAGGTTCAGGAAAAACAGCTGTTCTTGTTGAAAGAATTATTCAAAAAATCCTTTCTCCTGAACAACCGATAAATGTAGATGAACTACTAGTTGTTACCTTTACAAGTGCATCAGCTGCAGAAATGCGCCATCGTATTGGTGAAGCGCTAGAAAAGGCAATAAATCAAGATCCCGAATCACGCCATTTAAGAAAACAGCTTAGTCTTTTAAACAAAGCATCAATCTCGACACTTCATTCATTCTGCATGGAGGTTATTCGCAAATATTATTATTTAATTGATTTGGATCCAGGGTTTCGAATTGCTGATGACACGGAAGCTCAGTTGCTGAGAGATGAAGTCATGGATGAGCTATTAGAAACTGAATATGGAAAAGAAGACAATGAAGCCTTCTTCAATTTGGTAGATTCCTTTACTAGCGATCGTAGTGATGCTGCATTATGGGATATTGTGCGCCATATCTATGACTTTGCTGGGGCAAATCCTTTACCAGATCAATATTTACAATCGA
The Neobacillus sp. PS3-40 genome window above contains:
- the lepB gene encoding signal peptidase I, with the translated sequence MKSEWKKEGLEWAKACGIGLILFAFIRTFFFSNYLVEGESMMPTLQNGNKVVVNKLGYQIEDLQRFDVIVFHANKKEDFVKRIIGLPGDKIVYRNDHLFVNGKKYEEPFLDIYRQKISGSKLTGDFTLKEITGEETIPNGKLFVLGDNRLGSWDSRYFGFISVDQVVGKVDLRYWPLDEMDVHF
- a CDS encoding LCP family protein, which encodes MRYERNHKQKKKRWKPILLTLLLLIVAVSGYAYYQYQQGVSQSLKKVDKKDQIVYSFEGKKDQYGDTNILLLGSDKRGNERSRSDTIMIASYNENKGTFKLASIMRDIYVAIPGHGKHKINSAFAYGGPELMRQTIKENFGVDLQYYSIVDFQGFVQLVDEAFPNGVEVNVEKEMSTNIGVTLKPGLQNLDGKHLLGYVRFRHDAIGDFGRVQRQQKVIKLLGDQLKSVRTIPKLPKLIGVVSPYVNTNMNTTDILFMAKDYLTKGKGNVATLRIPIDNSFTEPRISGEGDILDINLEKNRQALDKFMSE
- the addB gene encoding helicase-exonuclease AddAB subunit AddB — protein: MSLRMLIGRSGSGKTAICLNEIQNRLMENPEGAPLIYIVPEQMTFLSEYRLSTNSEIRGMIRAQVYSFPRLAWRILQETGGISRYHLNSTGINMLIRKIIEDQKENLKLFQRSVDKNGFIQQVEQMMVEFKRYCIRPEELSQVGSQSKVLQDKLNDLEIIYKHFEESILNKYIDSEDYFRLLAEKIASSSYLKDTEIYIDGFYHFTPQEYRVIGELMKHCTRVTIAMTTDELYRNSAPDELHLFRMSGTASHTICELAQMEGVQIEKPILLTETKKWSNLSLRHLEEKFDARPLVPFKEQSAINVCQAVNRRAEIEGIAREIQQLVRTKGYRYRDIAVLIRNGQNYHDIVEPVFYDHQIPYFIDQKRTMLNHPLIEFIRSSLEVINGFWRYEPIFRAIKTELLFPLQENGTKMREKTDNLENYVLAYGIKGNKWTKKDRWIFRRIRGLEFGSNTQTDDEKETEKELNELRTMITAPILRLSRRLKKADSGRKFCEAIYLYLEELDIPSKLENWKMDAEKNGNLVKMREHEQVWNAVIDLLDQYVEILGEESISVKQFASILEAGFDSLSFSLIPPALDQVLIADLEKSRFSEIKAAFVIGLNEGVLPAKISDDGILADEDREILGTLGMNVAPSSRIRLLDENFLAYKAFTTPSEALYISYPLANEEGKALIPSTYIKRIRELFPKRFEHFYVTDPAELLENGQLHFVSNPNTTLSYLTSQLQLKKKSYPINDFWWDVYNYYVKGNLKHKAQKVLSSLFYSNQTKKLSIETADELYGDTIQASVSRMELFNSCPFNHFIRYGLKLQDRKIYRLEAPDIGDLFHAALKHISEIVNEQNITWANLSKVQCEKMAKQAVDALAPKLLNEILLSSERHHYIKRKLEQIITRASLVLSEHAKSSGFSPIELELAFGPNGKLPPLSFSLKKGKKMELVGRIDRVDKAIDENGSTFLRVLDYKSSDKELNLNEVYYGLSLQMLTYLDIIMTYSNELVETKATPAGMLYFHVHNPMVNSTKMLTIEQIEVEMMKKFKMNGLLLNDQNVIRLMDQSLESGNSQIISAGIKVDGTLTKNSKVASMDEFENLRQYVRNMYEKTGNAIIDGNVEISPYKMKDKKNCSICPYKSICQFDESMENNCYRILTPQSNEKVLELIGLEVNGNE
- a CDS encoding S9 family peptidase — translated: MEVKRGIGAKDLYQLKSVADPQISPGGNTFVYVQTVIDKESNEYYSHIFYSSLNNCDKPVQWTFGQSKNSSPRWSPDGTKLAFASNRSGKNQIYLLDLQGGEARQITFLQNGASNPVWSPDGKRIAFNTTLNTGITVFDKVEETKVDNLLPLEVTRMKYKLNSDGFWKGTYNQIAVVDVNSRELIQLTEGDNDYYLYSWSPNGENIAIGADLTKDIDHSFSLDVYLLNVETKVLSRVTDSGYFGNVTWSPDGKYLGMLGHKQEYYNATLTKIWLYQLDKKELHCFTENWEVSIGDYSIGDFQQGAKTPGILWTYDSKGFYFLATDNGNTDVYYGNLNGAIEPVLNEEQHVYGLTLDKESGRIIAAISMPTEIGDFYLLSSDNGNLDRLTNVNQEYLKKISLSKPEAIEFTGANGWRIHGWLMKPIGFEKGKKYPLVFEIHGGPHMMYGNTYMNEFQILAAQGYVVLYVNPRGSHGYGQEFVNSVRGDYGGNDYQDLMLAVDYVLENIDFIDEKRLGVTGGSYGGFMTNWIVGQTNRFKAAVTQRSISNWISFYGVSDIGYYFTEWQIESDLNDIQKLWKHSPLAYTKNVETPLLILHSEKDYRCPIEQAEQLFISLKRLGKKTKFIRFPEENHELSRSGKPELRVARLDYIVDWFNEYLK